One window from the genome of Lacerta agilis isolate rLacAgi1 chromosome 16, rLacAgi1.pri, whole genome shotgun sequence encodes:
- the FRMPD1 gene encoding FERM and PDZ domain-containing protein 1 — translation MEDLETRKARRIEQMVAKWLRRSRDHAARGRASVGDKASDSTNQPPTRVKLTVEVQKDVLLGHYGFEVSQHLPLLITSVAAGSTADGKLLPGDHIIAINNEAAEGDVTGEQAAALLRESEDSLQFTVLRCTSGGPKSSFLTAEKRARLKTNPVKVRFAEEVVVNGHTQGSSLLCMPNVLKVYLENGQTKAFKFDSSTTVKDIVLTLKEKLSIRSIGYFALVLEEQYNVLKMYLLHEDELIGQVVQRKECHDYRCLFRVCFIPKDPLDLLQQDPVAFEYLYLQSCSDVLQERFAVEMKCSVALRLAALHIQERIIACAQPQKVSLKYIEKDWGIENFISPTLLRNMKGKDIKKAISFHMKRNQLLLDPRQKHLLSAAHVRLCYLQILGDLKLYGGKIFNATLMLQDRESCVALLVGAKYGISQVVNNKLNIVTMLAEFANISRLELTEESDKVSMVKIYLQDIKLLTLLLETNNAKDLACLIHGYYRLFVDSSSSIFVWGEKKPPVHRISAEEGYESRTCSDSEESSEPDSSLDRFPDTQSPRHSHISPLLEDEGEQEALHQERKDLEGKGTSFCNGYDNTNDSLSEASDSANTESRGLKTSGSSDSLDALEEDDFETCSSSKPEFFHLYAPTLQELMGNSKAFLGADREEGNRATQESLFSFLLPPQASNPALAQPDGEIRRESDLPASALESKLSESNIMEYYSLCANISPTSSGEKTTQSDSPEGGSLNGPEEDEQLCGGGMRGFILAPPPGFGDASSDEEFYDAEERVTQGKAQAGSAGPALPNVQDCGTLKVSTSCSLGENVLSRQSRRTKHRPEKEPRCGNNSLRKRRSFLQTNYTSQVTFPQAPTQSLENIDQLSCEGEHGSSGLSSSPVVASLGDPERDSALFEVEQIAQIAKNTPVLMEMEPDSLETKSLTDSVVCPVLAIRLQGAQEGIESSDFARSSFSTVKQDGSLAVSEISFHDLDTTYKEKPEGLTETASRVQDHCVSGGNKISGNAAGTAKVSREAGGVSYVLIEEIIHTTTKPSGSLNSYQGKVSPCVPTSEQDLLPTEKVEKYEQLVLGPCKRIKGDLASRGSSQAHGGLLLQEDTSKTLGEGSVATSEDAKWLGFANELLSKCDGTSGIKTHHSQLGFSSVGGQRETQQQVNDKRQRIVGQSDLVADQVSLKDDVPSQWSSSTMIPPLDRSSELAGDQKPEERALTNDASHVDCKNKWPSPLVVPTEESVEQRRAGISESSFLCSGNSTVDTKSPVSSKTTDSRAAVNTTESLSPKHKTDRCSCQLTYASCFHGLDEAELEFTNPVAHGPTEEPLTTPPTTRSSPSLDFNSTRFILEHNYVNGNPKDCRNHVLLPDSHIQVLSCLKDRTCASPFDFHQLLDSIIDLQEILRQFGGSRIKHPRDKCLAHFSENKDTLHTESQRLMSSCQKVIKAHGPSSETQNAIRETFQNLLQLTEVCFQFTNCGLCSKRHKDLIVNLRDVAYSYRQFVQAAQQAWERGYPNLSIRLLVCQYTALSAALFCLVQQFRASSCV, via the exons ggggagagcaTCAGTGGGTGACAAAGCATCGGACAGCACTAACCAGCCTCCAACTCGTGTGAAGCTCACAGTGGAGGTCCAAAAAGATGTGCTGCTTGGACATTATGGCTTTGAAGTTTCCCAGCATCTTCCCCTTCTTATCACCTCGGTTGCTGCAG GCAGCACCGCTGACGGGAAGCTTTTGCCGGGGGATCACATCATTGCAATAAACAACGAAGCAGCTGAAGGGGACGTTACCGGGGAACAAGCAGCCGCTCTTTTAAG AGAATCAGAAGACTCTCTCCAGTTTACAGTTCTCCGTTGCACCTCG GGTGGCCCTAAATCCTCCTTTCTTACAGCCGAGAAAAGAGCCAGGCTAAAGACAAATCCCGTCAAAGTCCGCTTTGCAGAAGAAGTAGTCGTGAACGGACATACTCAG GGAAGTTCTCTGCTGTGTATGCCCAACGTTCTCAAGGTGTATCTGGAAAACGGACAGACGAAAGCTTTCAAGTTTGACTCGAGCACTACTGTCAAG GACATTGTTCTCACCTTGAAAGAGAAGCTCTCCATTCGGAGCATTGGTTATTTTGCCTTGGTCTTGGAAGAGCAGTACAATGTGTTGAAGATGTATCTTCTGCATGAGGATGAACTCATCGGACAG GTAGTTCAGAGGAAAGAGTGTCATGATTACCGGTGCCTCTTCAGAGTCTGCTTTATACCCAAGGACCCACTGGATCTGTTGCAGCAAGATCCAGTTGCCTTTGAGTATCTCTATTTGCAG AGTTGCAGTGATGTGCTTCAGGAGAGATTTGCTGTCGAGATGAAGTGCAGCGTTGCTTTACGGCTGGCTGCACTGCACATCCAAGAGCGGATTATCGCCTGTGCTCAGCCACAGAAAGTCTCTCTGAAATATATAGA GAAGGACTGGGGAATCGAAAACTTTATTTCCCCAACTCTGCTCCGAAACATGAAAGGCAAAGACATCAAAAAGGCCATTAGCTTTCACATGAAGAGGAATCAACTCTTGCTGGATCCCAGGCAAAAG CACCTTCTCTCAGCAGCACATGTGCGTCTGTGTTATCTGCAGATCCTGGGGGATCTGAAACTCTATGGAGGAAAGATCTTCAATGCCACTCTAATG TTGCAGGACAGAGAATCATGTGTGGCCCTCCTGGTGGGAGCCAAATATGGAATCAGCCAAGTGGTTAATAACAAACTGAACATTGTCACCATGCTGGCAGAATTTGCGAACATTAGCAGACTGGAGCTGACCGAAGAATCCGACAAAGTGAGCATGGTGAAAATCTACCTCCAAGATATCAAG CTGCTAACTCTTCTGCTGGAAACGAACAACGCCAAAGACCTGGCTTGTCTCATCCATGGCTACTACAGGCTGTTTGTCGATTCGAGCAGTTCCATATTTGTCTGGGGGGAGAAAAAGCCTCCGGTGCATCGTATCTCCGCCGAGGAAG GGTATGAGTCGAGGACCTGCAGTGATTCCGAAGAGTCGTCTGAGCCGGACTCCTCCTTGGACCGTTTTCCAGACACGCAGTCACCCCGGCACAGCCATATCAGCCCCCTACTTGAGGACGAAGGAGAGCAGGAGGCGCTGCACCAAGAAAGGAAGGATCTGGAGGGCAAAGGGACGAGCTTTTGCAACGGGTACGACAACACAAACGACAGCTTGTCGGAGGCCTCTGACTCGGCCAACACAGAGAGTCGGGGGTTGAAGACCAGCGGTTCAAGTGACTCTCTGGACGCTCTCGAGGAGGACGATTTCGAAACGTGCTCCTCGAGCAAGCCAGAGTTTTTCCACCTGTATGCCCCCACCCTTCAGGAACTGATGGGCAACAGCAAGGCCTTCTTGGGTGCAGACAGAGAAGAGGGAAACCGAGCGACGCAGGAGTCTTTGTTCTCCTTCCTCCTGCCACCGCAGGCGTCCAATCCAGCGCTTGCACAGCCGGACGGAGAAATCCGAAGGGAAAGTGACCTGCCCGCTTCTGCTCTAGAGTCCAAGCTGTCGGAGAGCAACATCATGGAGTACTACAGCCTTTGTGCCAACATTTCCCCGACCAGCAGCGGAGAGAAGACCACACAGAGCGACAGCCCAGAGGGTGGATCTTTGAACGGCCCCGAGGAAGACGAGCAGCTCTGCGGAGGTGGCATGCGGGGCTTTATCTTGGCTCCTCCCCCCGGCTTCGGAGATGCCAGTTCAGATGAGGAATTCTACGACGCAGAAGAAAGGGTGACACAGGGAAAAGCGCAAGCAG GTTCTGCAGGCCCGGCCCTGCCAAATGTACAAGACTGCGGCACCCTGAAAGTTTCGACCAGCTGCAGCTTGGGTGAAAATGTTCTGTCAAGGCAAAGCAGGAGGACAAAACACAGGCCAGAAAAAGAGCCAAGGTGTGGCAACAACAGCCTGAGAAAGAGGAGGTCTTTCCTGCAGACAAATTACACCTCCCAAGTTACTTTCCCTCAAGCTCCAACTCAGTCCCTGGAAAACATTGATCAGTTGTCCTGTGAAGGAGAACATGGGTCTTCAGGTCTTTCTTCCTCACCCGTTGTGGCCTCCCTGGGGGACCCTGAGAGAGATTCTGCTCTTTTTGAGGTCGAACAGATAGCTCAGATAGCCAAAAATACACCTGTCTTAATGGAGATGGAGCCCGATTCACTAGAAACCAAGTCATTAACTGATTCAGTTGTGTGTCCTGTCTTGGCCATTCGTCTCCAGGGTGCTCAGGAAGGGATAGAGAGTTCAGATTTTGCCCGTAGCTCTTTCTCCACAGTGAAGCAAGACGGTAGTTTAGCTGTGTCAGAAATCTCTTTTCACGACCTTGACACCACTTACAAAGAAAAACCAGAAGGTCTTACAGAAACAGCTAGCAGAGTTCAGGACCATTGTGTCTCTGGAGGAAATAAAATATCTGGCAATGCAGCAGGGACAGCAAAAGTCTCACGTGAAGCAGGAGGAGTTAGCTACGTATTGATTGAGGAGATAATACACACCACTACCAAACCCTCCGGGTCTCTGAACAGCTACCAAGGGAAAGTGTCTCCTTGTGTGCCAACCTCAGAACAGGATCTCCTTCCTACTGAGAAGGTGGAGAAATACGAGCAGCTTGTGCTAGGTCCCTGCAAAAGAATCAAAGGTGACCTGGCCTCACGTGGCTCAAGCCAGGCACATGGAGGCTTATTGCTCCAAGAAGACACCAGCAAAACGCTGGGTGAAGGCTCTGTAGCAACATCTGAAGATGCCAAATGGCTGGGTTTCGCAAATGAACTCCTTTCCAAGTGTGATGGAACTTCAGGGATCAAGACACACCACTCTCAGCTTGGTTTTAGTTCAGTGGGAGGACAAAGAGAAACACAGCAGCAGGTAAATGACAAGCGCCAGAGAATTGTTGGCCAAAGTGACCTGGTTGCAGACCAGGTCTCTTTAAAGGATGATGTCCCAAGTCAATGGTCGTCGTCAACCATGATTCCTCCTCTGGATAGGTCTTCAGAACTTGCTGGTGACCAGAAGCCAGAGGAGAGAGCGCTCACAAATGATGCCTCCCATGTGGATTGTAAAAATAAATGGCCCAGTCCACTAGTTGTCCCTACAGAGGAGAGTGTGGAGCAGAGAAGAGCTGGCATTTCAGAGTCGTCTTTTTTGTGTTCTGGTAACTCAACAGTTGACACTAAATCACCAGTGAGCTCTAAGACAACAGATTCTCGAGCTGCGGTGAACACCACAGAGTCACTCTCACCAAAACATAAAACAGACAGGTGCAGTTGCCAGTTGACTTATGCAAGTTGTTTCCATGGGCTAGACGAGGCAGAATTAGAATTCACCAATCCAGTTGCACATGGTCCTACTGAGGAGCCGTTAACAACCCCACCAACAACAAGAAGTTCGCCATCTTTAGATTTTAACTCCACAAGATTTATTCTAGAGCATAACTATGTGAATGGCAACCCCAAAGACTGTAGAAATCACGTCTTGCTTCCAGACTCTCATATTCAAGTGCTGAGCTGTTTAAAGGATAGAACGTGTGCCTCACCTTTTGATTTCCACCAGTTGCTAGATAGTATTATAGACCTACAGGAAATTTTGCGGCAGTTTGGGGGAAGCAGAATAAAGCACCCTCGGGATAAATGTTTGGCCCATTTTTCAGAAAACAAGGACACCTTGCACACAGAGTCACAAAGGCTGATGTCCAGTTGCCAGAAAGTTATCAAAGCACATGGGCCTTCCTCGGAGACACAAAACGCCATTCGGGAGACCTTCCAGAACCTTCTCCAACTGACTGAAGTGTGCTTTCAGTTCACAAACTGTGGCCTTTGCAGCAAAAGGCACAAAGACCTCATAGTCAACCTGAGAGATGTCGCGTACAGCTATCGCCAGTTTGTCCAAGCAGCACAGCAAGCCTGGGAGAGGGGCTATCCCAATTTGAGCATAAGACTCCTTGTGTGCCAGTACACTGCcctcagtgcagccctcttcTGCCTCGTGCAACAATTCAGGGCCTCGTCTTGTGTATGA